The Staphylococcus saprophyticus subsp. saprophyticus ATCC 15305 = NCTC 7292 genome contains the following window.
ACAAGGGTATTTAGATTGAGATCAAAAAAATAAAATAAATTTGCAATTAGTTATTGTATCTTTAATGAAAGCGTTATATAATATAAAAAAATAATCGTCAAATTGCGTGTTACTGGTTAGGCAGGCATGAGCAAACATAATGACTATCTGAGATAGTCTGTTTGTTCATGTCTTTTTTTGTGCGCTTTTTGGTGGTTTTGATAAAATTTTAAATTTTTGAAGGGATGTTTTTATATGTCTTCAATTGTCAAATTAAGTGCAACACCTTATCATTGAAAAGCTCTGCTGGTGTTTTCCAATCAAATCGTTTACGAGGACGTGTATTCAACTTATAAACATAGTGTTCTATTTGTTCTTCTGTAATGTTATCAATATCAATACCTTTGGCTATATATTCTCTAATCAATCCATTTGTATTTTCATTAGTTCCACGTTGCCAAGGGGAATGAGGATCAGGAAAATAAAATGGAATGTTATCTAACTCTGACGTAATTTCTGGATGTTTAGAAAACTCTTTACCTCTATCTGGTGTAATAGATAATCGTTTATTGTTTGGTAAGGTGCCAAGTAAATCTACGATTTTCTGTTTCACAAACTCAGATTTCTTTTTAGGTACTTTACCACAAAGTAAATAGCCGGTTTTACGATCTACTAATGTAACAAGACAAGATTTTCCAGTTTTTCCCATAACAGTATCGGCTTCCCAATCTCCGATTCGTTCTCTATCATTAATGATTTGAGGTCGATCATGTATTGAATAACTTATTCTAATTCTACCTCTATTTTCTTGATGACTTTTAGTGTGTCTAGTCTTACCTCTATGCCTTAACAATCTAATACATCCACGGTTACCGTGACTTAATTTAGGCGGATCAAATAGGCCTAAATAAATAGCACGGTAAATAGTATTATAACTAATAGCCAGGTGAAACCCTTCACTTTTCAATCGGTTTGCAATTTGTTCAGGTGACCACTGTTGATTAAGAAATAAAAATTTTACTTTATCAAATAAAATCTTTGATTTTAATAATAATTTACG
Protein-coding sequences here:
- a CDS encoding IS30 family transposase; the encoded protein is MDSYKHLTIEERERIFFLKAKGYSLRKIAKDICRSPSTVSRELARNASSGSYNPTYAHNNYKCNKKKCGRKLLLKSKILFDKVKFLFLNQQWSPEQIANRLKSEGFHLAISYNTIYRAIYLGLFDPPKLSHGNRGCIRLLRHRGKTRHTKSHQENRGRIRISYSIHDRPQIINDRERIGDWEADTVMGKTGKSCLVTLVDRKTGYLLCGKVPKKKSEFVKQKIVDLLGTLPNNKRLSITPDRGKEFSKHPEITSELDNIPFYFPDPHSPWQRGTNENTNGLIREYIAKGIDIDNITEEQIEHYVYKLNTRPRKRFDWKTPAELFNDKVLHLI